A genomic segment from Flavobacterium litorale encodes:
- a CDS encoding MotA/TolQ/ExbB proton channel family protein produces MANASIQKVDKKGESKGSNLFAGLAIVLCLVVAALVWKFVMGHSSNFEGGDPEGHPLPGNYLAMVYKGGYVVPVLMGLFLMTIVFSIERLIVLNKAKGKGNVEAFVRKVQTQIAGGNINEAIVECDKQQGTVANVIKAGLLKYEEVKREGFDSERAEAAIQQEIEEATSLEMPMLEKNLVVISTLVSIGTLTGLLGTVTGMIKAFAALGAGSTPDSAALANGISEALINTATGIATSTLAVIAYNAFTSKIDKLTYSIDEAGFTITQTYRRFRAAANNA; encoded by the coding sequence ATGGCAAACGCATCTATTCAGAAGGTTGACAAAAAGGGTGAATCTAAGGGCTCTAATTTATTCGCAGGACTAGCTATTGTATTGTGCTTAGTTGTAGCAGCTCTAGTTTGGAAATTTGTAATGGGACACTCATCAAATTTTGAAGGTGGAGATCCAGAGGGGCACCCACTACCAGGTAACTACCTAGCAATGGTTTATAAAGGTGGATACGTTGTACCAGTACTTATGGGACTTTTCTTAATGACAATAGTATTCTCTATCGAGCGTCTAATTGTACTTAACAAAGCAAAAGGTAAAGGAAATGTAGAGGCATTTGTTAGAAAAGTACAAACGCAAATTGCAGGAGGTAACATTAACGAAGCTATAGTTGAGTGTGACAAGCAGCAAGGAACTGTTGCTAATGTTATAAAAGCAGGTTTATTAAAATACGAAGAGGTAAAAAGAGAAGGCTTTGATAGCGAAAGAGCAGAAGCTGCAATACAACAAGAGATAGAAGAGGCAACATCATTAGAAATGCCAATGCTAGAAAAAAACCTTGTAGTAATCTCTACACTAGTATCTATTGGTACACTAACAGGTCTGTTAGGTACAGTAACAGGTATGATTAAAGCATTCGCCGCACTTGGTGCTGGTTCAACTCCAGATTCTGCTGCACTAGCAAATGGTATTTCTGAGGCACTTATTAACACCGCTACAGGTATTGCTACATCAACATTAGCAGTAATTGCGTACAATGCGTTTACATCAAAAATCGATAAATTAACTTACTCTATTGATGAGGCAGGTTTTACAATTACTCAAACGTACAGACGTTTTAGAGCTGCTGCAAACAATGCATAA
- a CDS encoding cupin domain-containing protein: MRKFFIQKNPFVVPTDDGKLIEEHFGNASDGNKEVSIAHMIAPAHWSEPPQEPTFDEYTYIIRGKKQFVIDGETVVLRAGESIRISKGARVQYANPFNAPCEYIAICLPAFTIEGANRDSE; the protein is encoded by the coding sequence ATGAGGAAATTTTTTATACAGAAAAATCCATTTGTAGTACCTACGGATGACGGAAAGCTAATTGAAGAGCACTTTGGAAATGCCAGCGACGGTAATAAAGAGGTGTCCATAGCACACATGATAGCTCCTGCACATTGGAGTGAACCACCACAAGAACCTACGTTTGACGAATACACCTATATAATAAGGGGTAAAAAACAGTTTGTTATAGATGGGGAAACTGTTGTGTTACGAGCAGGAGAATCTATCAGGATAAGTAAGGGAGCCAGAGTACAATACGCCAACCCATTTAATGCACCTTGCGAGTATATAGCTATTTGCTTACCTGCTTTTACTATAGAGGGTGCAAACAGAGATAGTGAGTAA
- a CDS encoding energy transducer TonB yields the protein MANIFRDKWIDMVFEGRNKSYGAYRLRSESPKTTIRAFIVGAILFVALISLPILSRWLGEKVKKDEDKVDKVIEVADLMPPPEEEIELPPPPPPVEEVYQAPKSVVEEVKFKPLEAAKKEEVPEDPPKIEQFKEADPSSRNAEASPTGDINIGKPSGDLDKGVEAPDNTVYNTAGLQVQPEYPGGIKEFYNYVNKNFRIPDIDQDMTARIYVSFVVEKDGSMTGIKVLRDPGYGLGKEAERVLKSMKKKWSPGIQNGKAVRASYNLPITINIKS from the coding sequence ATGGCAAATATATTCAGGGATAAATGGATTGACATGGTGTTTGAGGGGCGTAACAAAAGTTACGGTGCATACCGCCTGCGTTCTGAGAGTCCTAAAACAACTATTAGAGCCTTTATTGTTGGTGCAATACTTTTTGTAGCACTTATATCGCTACCTATTCTTTCCAGATGGCTGGGTGAAAAAGTTAAAAAAGACGAAGATAAAGTTGATAAAGTAATTGAAGTGGCAGATTTAATGCCACCACCAGAAGAAGAGATAGAACTTCCACCACCACCACCACCTGTAGAGGAGGTATACCAAGCACCAAAATCGGTGGTAGAAGAGGTGAAATTTAAGCCGCTTGAAGCTGCTAAAAAAGAAGAAGTACCAGAAGATCCACCAAAAATTGAGCAGTTTAAAGAAGCAGATCCAAGTTCGAGAAATGCTGAGGCTAGCCCAACAGGTGATATTAATATTGGTAAACCATCGGGTGACCTTGATAAAGGGGTAGAAGCTCCAGATAACACAGTATATAATACTGCTGGACTACAAGTACAACCAGAATATCCAGGTGGTATAAAAGAGTTTTATAACTATGTTAATAAGAACTTTAGAATTCCAGATATTGACCAAGATATGACGGCAAGAATATATGTTTCTTTCGTTGTAGAAAAAGATGGCTCGATGACGGGTATAAAAGTACTTAGAGACCCAGGTTATGGTTTGGGTAAAGAAGCCGAAAGAGTACTTAAATCCATGAAAAAGAAATGGAGTCCTGGTATTCAAAACGGTAAAGCAGTACGTGCTTCGTATAACTTACCAATTACAATTAACATCAAGTCATAG
- a CDS encoding ExbD/TolR family protein, whose translation MAELNTDGGGGGKGGKVRSKKSNPAVDLTAMVDLAFLLITFFMLTTSLSKPQSMPLAMPDKDKDPTEQDDNTKVPEERLMTILIGKDDSLLWYIGKFSEPKVEPTKAEFGKDGIRQVLLQQKARVEAISKRDGKPEEGLIVNIKASDKSNYRDLIDILDEMAITHPQLYAIGDITEPEVELLEEKGLY comes from the coding sequence ATGGCAGAATTAAATACTGACGGCGGCGGTGGCGGTAAAGGCGGTAAGGTAAGAAGTAAAAAATCTAATCCTGCGGTAGACCTTACTGCGATGGTAGATTTAGCCTTCCTACTTATTACCTTCTTTATGCTTACCACATCGTTATCAAAGCCACAATCGATGCCTTTGGCAATGCCAGATAAAGATAAAGATCCAACCGAGCAAGATGATAATACTAAGGTTCCTGAGGAAAGGTTAATGACTATACTTATTGGTAAAGATGATTCTTTATTATGGTATATAGGTAAATTTTCAGAACCTAAAGTTGAGCCTACTAAGGCAGAGTTTGGTAAAGATGGTATTAGGCAAGTACTACTACAGCAAAAAGCTAGAGTAGAAGCTATATCTAAAAGAGATGGCAAACCAGAAGAAGGACTCATTGTTAATATTAAGGCAAGCGATAAATCAAACTATCGTGACCTTATAGATATATTGGATGAGATGGCAATAACACACCCACAGCTATATGCTATAGGTGATATTACAGAACCTGAAGTAGAATTGTTAGAAGAAAAAGGTTTATATTAA
- a CDS encoding PstS family phosphate ABC transporter substrate-binding protein — protein MKKIHILASIPFVFIGLFFACKNNNAENEPVKETSLTGTLTLYVDNTVQPITEDVVAVFESIYNNATITQVNKTETEVVNALLSDSIKVAVLTRKLTTEEEAHFKQKNISPKITHFATDAIALIVNKRTNDSIINLEEVLNVLQGKASDKIDKLVFDNQNSSTINYLLKKAGVTSVPTQNVYSLQNNEEVIKYIDKNAGAIGIIGVDWLVQSPPSLQKYVNNVKVLAVSNTDTITGNKKYYKPSQSNIATGDYPLTRSVYVLNYQGRDGLGTGFAIYVSAHEGQRIVLKSGLLPVEIPSRDIIVRNEL, from the coding sequence ATGAAAAAAATACACATACTAGCTAGTATACCTTTTGTTTTTATAGGGCTTTTTTTTGCCTGTAAAAACAATAATGCTGAAAACGAGCCTGTAAAAGAAACTTCGCTTACGGGTACACTTACACTATATGTTGATAATACTGTACAACCCATTACGGAGGATGTTGTTGCTGTGTTTGAGAGCATATACAATAATGCTACCATAACGCAGGTAAACAAAACAGAAACCGAAGTGGTTAATGCCTTATTGTCTGATAGTATTAAAGTAGCTGTACTTACCAGAAAACTAACTACAGAAGAAGAGGCACATTTTAAACAAAAAAACATATCGCCTAAAATTACACACTTTGCTACAGATGCTATAGCACTAATAGTAAACAAAAGAACTAATGATAGCATTATTAACCTAGAAGAAGTGCTAAACGTTTTACAAGGCAAAGCATCTGATAAAATAGATAAGTTGGTTTTTGATAATCAGAATTCAAGTACCATAAATTACCTATTAAAAAAAGCAGGCGTAACCAGTGTGCCTACACAAAACGTGTATTCATTACAAAATAACGAAGAGGTTATAAAATACATCGATAAAAATGCTGGAGCTATTGGCATTATAGGCGTAGATTGGTTGGTACAGTCGCCACCAAGCCTGCAAAAATATGTAAACAACGTAAAAGTGTTAGCAGTAAGTAATACTGACACAATTACAGGAAATAAAAAATACTACAAACCCTCCCAAAGTAATATAGCAACGGGCGATTATCCGCTTACCCGCAGCGTATATGTATTAAATTATCAGGGTCGTGACGGATTAGGCACAGGGTTTGCAATATATGTAAGTGCACACGAGGGGCAGCGTATCGTCCTTAAGTCAGGATTGTTACCTGTAGAAATCCCGTCGAGGGACATTATTGTGCGAAACGAATTATAA
- a CDS encoding FAD-dependent oxidoreductase: protein MQTPLKVAIVGSGLVGSLLAIYLKRAGHTVHVFDRSQDIRTIEFSGRSINLAMSNRGWKALDDLGLGEEVRKIAIPMDKRAIHPIGQELYYQYYGKEGESIYSISRGVLNRKMISLAEAEGVEFIFETKIWDLELASATLHTGESERGTWEDLDYDMVFGADGAFSRVRHRMQRQSMFNYSQEFLSLGYKELNIPANADGTHKLDKNSLHIWPRHNFMLIALPNLDGSFTCTLFMPFEGEKSFESLKDKETLEQFFAEHFPSTIDVIPELVNDFFKNPTSTLVTMKCYPWTYKDKVALIGDACHAIVPFYGHGMNAGFEDITILNELMQEYGDDWKRIFKEYQKSRKPNTDAIAELSYRNFMEMSSKTADENFLLKKKIEKRFSEKYPDKWMPLYSMVTFSHRPYSEALALGDWQNNIMNEVMKMDNIEQLWDTKAVENKILELLQKKHA from the coding sequence ATGCAAACACCCTTAAAAGTTGCAATAGTAGGCTCTGGACTCGTAGGATCCTTACTTGCAATATACCTTAAAAGAGCAGGGCATACGGTACACGTTTTCGACCGCAGTCAGGATATACGAACAATAGAATTTTCAGGACGTTCCATTAACTTAGCCATGTCAAATCGTGGCTGGAAAGCATTAGATGATTTAGGATTGGGCGAAGAAGTACGCAAAATAGCTATACCTATGGATAAGCGTGCTATACACCCTATTGGACAAGAGCTTTATTACCAGTATTATGGTAAAGAAGGCGAGAGTATTTATTCCATCTCCAGAGGAGTATTAAACAGAAAAATGATTTCGTTGGCTGAAGCCGAAGGTGTTGAGTTTATTTTTGAAACTAAAATTTGGGATTTAGAGCTCGCTTCGGCAACCCTGCACACAGGAGAGTCCGAGCGTGGTACGTGGGAGGACTTGGATTATGATATGGTTTTTGGTGCCGATGGTGCTTTTTCTAGAGTGCGCCACAGAATGCAACGCCAGAGTATGTTTAACTACTCGCAAGAGTTTTTAAGTTTAGGTTATAAAGAGCTTAACATTCCAGCTAATGCAGACGGAACGCATAAACTTGATAAAAACTCCCTACATATATGGCCACGCCATAACTTTATGTTAATTGCACTACCTAATTTAGATGGTAGTTTTACCTGTACTTTATTTATGCCATTTGAAGGGGAAAAATCCTTCGAATCGTTAAAAGATAAGGAAACGTTAGAGCAATTTTTTGCAGAACACTTCCCGTCTACTATCGATGTAATACCAGAACTCGTAAACGATTTCTTTAAAAACCCAACAAGTACTTTGGTTACCATGAAGTGTTACCCATGGACGTATAAAGATAAAGTAGCATTAATTGGCGATGCATGCCATGCTATAGTGCCTTTTTACGGTCATGGTATGAATGCTGGTTTTGAAGATATTACTATATTAAACGAGTTAATGCAGGAGTATGGCGACGACTGGAAACGTATTTTTAAAGAGTACCAAAAAAGCCGAAAGCCAAATACTGATGCAATTGCAGAGTTATCGTACCGTAATTTTATGGAAATGAGCTCTAAAACAGCAGATGAGAACTTTTTACTTAAAAAGAAAATAGAAAAGCGGTTCTCTGAAAAATATCCTGATAAATGGATGCCACTATACAGTATGGTAACCTTTAGCCACCGCCCGTACAGTGAGGCTTTAGCACTAGGCGATTGGCAAAACAACATTATGAATGAGGTTATGAAAATGGATAACATAGAGCAGCTATGGGATACCAAAGCAGTAGAAAACAAAATACTCGAGCTTTTACAAAAAAAGCACGCTTAA
- a CDS encoding cell division protein FtsQ/DivIB, with product MKKVNWNNVRLVVILLVVVFLFSFSAKRNETRWLQEATISFEETEYFITRDNVNKLLIQNYDKVTDIRKDKLALNKLENSLDQNPMIEKAEVYATVDGKLKAVIRQKKPVARVYSESESYYIDRNGTHMPLSDSYTARVPLVTGKVDEITKEKLQQILLYIYNNDFLKKNIIGIDVHQNGDLTMMSRNYDYKIAFGQPITIEKKFKNYMAFLQDASKNNIAEEYKTINLKFTQQVVCTKK from the coding sequence ATGAAAAAAGTTAATTGGAATAACGTAAGGCTTGTGGTTATACTGCTTGTGGTAGTGTTCCTCTTCTCTTTTTCGGCAAAACGAAACGAAACAAGATGGCTGCAAGAAGCAACCATCTCGTTTGAAGAAACGGAGTATTTTATTACGCGCGATAACGTTAATAAGTTGTTGATACAAAATTACGACAAGGTTACGGACATAAGAAAAGATAAATTAGCTTTGAATAAGCTGGAGAACTCACTCGACCAAAATCCAATGATTGAGAAGGCAGAGGTTTACGCTACGGTAGATGGGAAATTAAAGGCAGTGATACGGCAAAAAAAGCCAGTGGCACGCGTATATTCAGAGTCAGAATCATACTATATTGACCGTAATGGTACCCACATGCCATTATCCGATAGCTACACCGCACGTGTACCTTTGGTAACAGGCAAAGTGGATGAGATTACAAAAGAAAAATTGCAGCAAATACTGTTGTACATCTACAATAACGATTTTTTAAAGAAAAACATTATTGGTATTGATGTGCACCAAAATGGCGATTTAACAATGATGAGTCGTAATTACGATTACAAGATAGCCTTTGGTCAACCCATAACTATCGAAAAAAAATTTAAAAATTACATGGCATTTTTACAAGATGCATCAAAAAATAATATAGCAGAGGAGTACAAAACAATAAATCTGAAATTTACACAACAGGTTGTGTGCACCAAAAAATAG
- a CDS encoding lmo0937 family membrane protein — translation MRDLIWLIVVILIIGWLVGFFGFGEAVGSLIHILLVLAVIGILYKLATGRR, via the coding sequence ATGAGAGATTTAATTTGGTTAATTGTCGTTATTCTTATTATCGGATGGTTAGTAGGCTTTTTTGGCTTTGGTGAAGCCGTAGGAAGTTTAATACACATTTTATTGGTATTGGCTGTAATTGGTATTTTATACAAACTTGCTACGGGCAGAAGGTAG
- a CDS encoding GatB/YqeY domain-containing protein, whose amino-acid sequence MSLQSDIMTAMKDAMKAKDTVALEALRAIKSGILLAKTESGAKDDISEEEEIKLLQKLVKQRKDSAAIYTEQGREDLAQPELAQVAVIEKFLPAQMSEAEVEAVVKRIIADNGFSGMPDMGKAMGIASKELAGKADGKTISTVVKKSLA is encoded by the coding sequence ATGAGTTTACAATCCGATATCATGACAGCTATGAAAGATGCCATGAAGGCAAAAGATACTGTTGCACTCGAAGCATTGCGTGCTATAAAATCGGGTATCCTATTAGCAAAAACCGAGAGTGGTGCTAAAGATGATATTTCTGAAGAAGAAGAAATAAAATTACTGCAAAAACTCGTAAAACAACGTAAAGATAGTGCTGCAATATATACCGAACAGGGTCGTGAGGACCTTGCACAACCTGAACTAGCTCAGGTGGCAGTAATCGAGAAATTCCTGCCAGCACAAATGTCTGAAGCAGAAGTTGAGGCAGTAGTAAAAAGAATTATTGCAGATAATGGTTTCTCTGGTATGCCCGATATGGGTAAAGCTATGGGGATTGCCTCTAAAGAGTTGGCAGGTAAAGCCGATGGTAAAACCATCTCTACAGTAGTAAAAAAATCATTAGCATAA
- the ftsA gene encoding cell division protein FtsA — protein sequence MEKDSIAVGLDIGTTKIVAMIGRENEYGKLEILGVGKSKSLGVARGVVNNITQTIQSIQEAVQEAEADSDYKINDVVVGIAGQHIRSIQHSDYISRSNPEEVIGDEDIDLLINQVHKLAMLPGEEIIHVLPQEFKIDGQTEIKEPIGMYGGRLEASFHVVVGQASSIRNVGRCIKSADLDLSGLTLEPLASADAVLSQEEKEAGVALIDIGGGTTDLAIFKDGIIRHTAVIPFGGNVITEDIKEGCSIIEKQAELLKVKFGSAWPGENKDNEIVSIPGLRGREPKEISLKNLSKIIHARVVEIIEQVFAEIKAYGHEDPRKKLIAGIVLTGGGSQLKHIKQLVEYITGMDTRIGYPNEHLAGNSDEEISSPLYATAVGLVMNSIRNNTKSATPLVELQKPTAAPVFEPVQEHNEEEKELEPVAAQEPENEEVESTAKRVKRSFFDKYIDKIKDFLDNAE from the coding sequence ATGGAAAAAGATAGCATTGCAGTAGGGTTAGATATCGGGACAACCAAGATTGTTGCGATGATAGGTAGAGAAAATGAATACGGCAAACTGGAGATTTTGGGCGTTGGTAAATCCAAAAGCCTTGGTGTGGCGCGTGGTGTAGTAAATAACATTACACAAACCATTCAGTCCATCCAAGAAGCAGTACAGGAAGCTGAAGCCGACTCGGATTATAAAATTAACGATGTAGTGGTGGGTATAGCGGGGCAGCACATCCGTAGTATTCAGCACAGCGATTACATTAGCAGAAGCAACCCCGAGGAAGTAATAGGTGATGAAGATATTGATTTGTTAATTAACCAAGTGCATAAACTGGCAATGTTACCCGGTGAAGAGATAATACATGTACTACCACAAGAATTTAAAATAGATGGGCAAACCGAAATAAAAGAACCTATTGGTATGTATGGTGGCAGGCTCGAAGCCAGTTTCCATGTAGTAGTAGGGCAAGCATCGTCCATACGTAATGTAGGCAGGTGTATAAAAAGTGCCGATTTAGACCTTTCGGGACTAACCCTTGAGCCGCTAGCATCGGCAGATGCCGTATTAAGCCAAGAAGAAAAAGAGGCAGGTGTAGCCCTTATTGATATAGGGGGGGGTACTACCGACTTGGCTATTTTTAAAGATGGTATTATTCGCCATACCGCAGTAATCCCTTTTGGGGGTAATGTAATAACTGAAGATATTAAAGAAGGTTGCTCTATTATAGAGAAGCAAGCCGAATTATTAAAAGTAAAATTCGGTTCGGCATGGCCTGGAGAAAATAAAGACAACGAAATTGTTTCTATACCAGGCTTACGTGGCAGAGAACCAAAAGAAATATCGCTTAAAAACCTATCTAAAATAATACATGCCCGTGTGGTAGAGATTATAGAGCAGGTATTTGCCGAGATAAAAGCCTACGGGCACGAGGATCCTCGTAAAAAGTTAATAGCAGGTATTGTGCTAACAGGCGGAGGCTCGCAGTTAAAGCACATAAAACAATTAGTAGAGTACATTACGGGTATGGATACCCGTATAGGTTACCCTAACGAACATTTAGCAGGAAACTCTGACGAAGAGATATCGAGCCCACTTTATGCAACAGCGGTAGGATTGGTAATGAACAGTATTCGTAACAATACCAAAAGCGCAACCCCTTTGGTAGAATTACAAAAACCCACCGCAGCACCCGTGTTTGAGCCAGTGCAGGAGCATAATGAAGAAGAAAAGGAACTTGAGCCAGTAGCAGCACAAGAACCTGAAAACGAAGAAGTAGAATCGACAGCAAAACGTGTAAAACGTTCGTTTTTTGATAAGTATATAGATAAGATTAAAGATTTTTTAGATAACGCAGAATAA
- a CDS encoding ExbD/TolR family protein: MAKVKVSKKSTRIDMTAMCDVAFLLLTFFILSATSKEPEPHPVDTPASTVLDKLPESGVATITVGDKQVFFNIPDKDVKIETLKRISQEYNMSFTESEYEAFGNMQGFGVPLNQLKGLLKMSPADRNSEGLQKGIPFDTVNDQLTSWVKQAREASKAVLEQRMIDGEDIEFKDLDIAIKGDGEEEYPTIKRVIDILQDQKKNRFFLVTGLRNEDF; this comes from the coding sequence ATGGCTAAAGTAAAAGTATCTAAAAAGAGCACAAGGATAGATATGACGGCTATGTGTGACGTAGCCTTTCTATTGCTTACGTTCTTTATTTTATCGGCTACATCAAAAGAGCCAGAACCACACCCTGTAGATACACCAGCCTCTACTGTATTGGATAAACTTCCAGAATCTGGAGTTGCCACTATTACCGTAGGAGATAAGCAAGTTTTCTTTAATATTCCAGATAAGGACGTTAAGATAGAAACACTAAAGCGTATCTCTCAGGAATACAACATGAGCTTTACGGAAAGCGAATACGAAGCTTTTGGTAACATGCAAGGTTTTGGAGTGCCTTTAAACCAGTTGAAGGGACTTTTAAAAATGAGTCCAGCAGACAGAAACTCTGAAGGACTACAAAAAGGTATTCCTTTTGATACGGTTAACGACCAGTTAACGAGTTGGGTAAAACAAGCTCGTGAAGCATCTAAAGCAGTTTTGGAGCAAAGAATGATAGATGGTGAAGATATAGAATTTAAAGACCTTGATATTGCCATAAAAGGTGATGGAGAAGAGGAGTATCCCACTATAAAGCGTGTTATAGATATACTACAAGACCAGAAAAAGAATAGATTTTTTCTTGTAACGGGTTTACGAAACGAAGATTTTTAA
- the ftsZ gene encoding cell division protein FtsZ, translating to MMSNSDFESISFDLPKNQSNVIKVIGVGGGGSNAINHMFKQGIKGVDFIVCNTDSQALHNSSVPNKIQLGVSLTEGLGAGANPEVGQQAALESIEDIEKMLDTNTKMVFITAGMGGGTGTGAAPVIAQLAKERDILTVGIVTIPFQFEGKVRSEQALSGVERLRNQVDSLIVINNNKLREVYGNLGFKAGFSKADEVLATASRGIAEVITHHYTQNIDLKDAKTVLSNSGTAIMGSATATGESRAKEAIAGALDSPLLNDNKITGAKNVLLLIVSGTNEITIDEIGEINDYIQVEAGFNANIIMGVGEDETLEEAVAVTVIATGFNVEQQNDIVNTEPKKIIHALEEEQKLVTDLLDKTAMPAFDFSAPTNEELQQEVTNVVQQEEKVIYSLEDEVTEKKPEAEVEAETLPSSDYINGLDVFFEIVSPEPQVVKSVNDIEVIDPEFVVIEKEQPQFSFEPVLEATQQEQKQIFELSDEVATNDIKVNDPIRVVPVTEVNETGVVRYSLEDYLEKEKELLQSKPQAKEEPISAELNLTLKKTEEPAAALLTNEEQPSPIEMTIEETLRSRAEERKKRMKEFNYKFRNNSTDVDEREKEPAYKRMGIDIDESKTDNSKSRFSLGTDSNDDLQLRSNNSFLHDNVD from the coding sequence ATGATGAGCAATTCAGATTTTGAAAGCATTTCGTTTGATTTACCCAAAAATCAGTCAAACGTTATTAAGGTAATAGGTGTAGGCGGGGGCGGTAGCAACGCAATAAACCACATGTTTAAACAAGGAATTAAGGGGGTAGACTTTATTGTTTGCAACACCGATTCTCAGGCATTGCACAACAGCAGTGTTCCTAACAAAATACAGCTTGGTGTTAGTTTAACCGAAGGGCTTGGTGCGGGTGCCAACCCAGAAGTAGGGCAGCAAGCTGCATTGGAGAGCATAGAGGATATCGAAAAAATGCTCGATACCAATACCAAAATGGTATTTATTACCGCAGGTATGGGTGGTGGTACAGGTACAGGTGCTGCACCAGTAATTGCACAATTGGCTAAAGAAAGAGATATTTTAACAGTAGGTATTGTTACCATACCCTTTCAGTTTGAAGGTAAAGTTCGCTCCGAACAAGCGTTATCAGGAGTAGAGCGTTTACGCAACCAAGTAGACTCTTTAATCGTTATCAACAATAATAAATTACGCGAGGTATACGGTAACTTAGGCTTTAAAGCAGGCTTCTCCAAAGCAGACGAGGTATTAGCAACAGCCTCCAGAGGTATTGCCGAAGTAATTACGCACCATTACACACAGAATATCGACCTTAAAGATGCTAAAACCGTACTATCTAACAGTGGTACAGCCATAATGGGGTCTGCAACTGCTACAGGCGAAAGCCGTGCCAAGGAGGCTATAGCAGGAGCGTTAGATTCACCCTTGTTAAACGATAATAAAATAACAGGAGCTAAAAACGTACTGTTACTTATAGTTTCGGGGACTAACGAAATTACGATTGATGAGATAGGTGAAATTAACGACTACATACAAGTAGAGGCTGGTTTTAACGCCAATATTATTATGGGAGTAGGCGAAGATGAAACCTTAGAAGAAGCGGTTGCCGTAACAGTAATTGCCACAGGGTTTAACGTAGAGCAACAAAATGATATTGTTAATACCGAGCCTAAAAAAATTATACACGCGTTAGAGGAAGAGCAGAAGTTGGTAACCGATTTATTGGATAAAACTGCAATGCCTGCTTTTGATTTTTCTGCACCAACAAACGAAGAACTGCAGCAAGAAGTTACCAATGTAGTTCAGCAAGAAGAGAAAGTAATATATTCACTTGAAGACGAAGTAACCGAAAAAAAGCCTGAAGCGGAGGTGGAAGCAGAAACGCTACCATCTTCGGATTATATTAACGGGTTGGATGTGTTTTTCGAAATTGTTTCTCCAGAACCACAAGTAGTAAAAAGTGTTAACGATATAGAGGTTATAGACCCTGAATTTGTTGTGATAGAAAAAGAACAACCGCAATTTTCTTTTGAGCCAGTTTTAGAAGCAACACAACAAGAGCAGAAGCAAATTTTTGAACTTTCGGATGAAGTTGCTACTAACGATATTAAAGTAAACGACCCGATACGTGTTGTACCAGTTACTGAGGTAAACGAAACAGGTGTTGTACGCTACTCGTTAGAGGATTACTTGGAGAAAGAAAAAGAACTCTTACAATCTAAGCCACAAGCGAAAGAAGAGCCTATAAGTGCAGAGTTAAACCTTACGCTAAAGAAAACAGAAGAGCCAGCAGCAGCATTGTTAACCAACGAGGAGCAGCCATCGCCTATTGAAATGACAATAGAAGAAACCCTTCGTTCAAGAGCAGAAGAGCGTAAAAAACGAATGAAAGAATTTAACTATAAATTCCGCAACAATTCGACAGATGTAGACGAAAGAGAAAAAGAACCCGCTTATAAAAGAATGGGTATTGATATAGATGAATCAAAAACCGACAATAGCAAATCACGCTTTTCATTAGGAACAGATAGTAACGACGATTTACAGTTACGATCGAACAATTCGTTCCTACACGATAACGTAGATTAA